The Aphelocoma coerulescens isolate FSJ_1873_10779 chromosome 2, UR_Acoe_1.0, whole genome shotgun sequence genome contains a region encoding:
- the CCDC126 gene encoding coiled-coil domain-containing protein 126, protein MFLTFPRKNMSQKLSMFLLVFGIIWGLMLLRYTFQYPRRQSSAELRGQILDLSKRYVKALAEENKNLMNGGGGASVAGYADLKRTIAVLLDDILQRLVKLENKVDYIVVNGSATNTTNGTNHQVPVTSNKRVKPASNIR, encoded by the exons atgtTTCTAACATTTCCAAGAAAAAATATGTCCCAGAAACTGAGTATGTTTTTACTAGTCTTTGGAATCATTTGGGGTTTGATGTTGCTACGCTACACTTTCCAGTATCCAAGACGCCAAAGCAGTGCTGAGCTGCGTGGACAGATATTAGATCTCAGTAAAAGATATGTCAAAGCActggcagaagaaaataaaaacctaaTGAATGGTGGTGGTGGAGCCTCTGTGGCAGGATATG CTGATCTTAAGAGAACAATTGCTGTTCTTCTGGATGACATCTTACAACGCCTCGTGAAATTGGAAAACAAGGTTGATTACATCGTTGTGAATGGCTCAGCAACAAATACCACTAATGGAACTAATCATCAGGTGCCAGTGACTTCAAATAAACGTGTAAAGCCAGCAAGCAACATTAGATAG